The Myxococcaceae bacterium JPH2 genome has a window encoding:
- a CDS encoding Ig-like domain repeat protein, translating to MMGNQVLSTVALQGRQARHTVTGLQPGHSAFTSIYSGDTRFGGSVSPTVEMEVLKKAPAAPGVPSTTQDKGCGCNESGASGGVALLLLGALLGRRRHAA from the coding sequence ATGATGGGCAATCAGGTGCTCTCCACGGTCGCGCTCCAGGGGCGCCAGGCACGCCACACCGTCACGGGGCTCCAGCCTGGGCACTCCGCGTTCACCAGCATCTACAGCGGAGACACGCGCTTCGGCGGGAGCGTGAGCCCCACCGTGGAGATGGAGGTCCTCAAGAAGGCGCCCGCGGCACCCGGTGTCCCAAGCACGACGCAGGACAAGGGCTGTGGCTGCAATGAGTCCGGTGCGTCGGGAGGCGTCGCGTTGTTGCTGCTCGGCGCCCTCCTCGGCAGGCGTCGCCACGCCGCCTGA
- a CDS encoding cytochrome C, whose translation MPLFRTRPRALAGFLLLASLVPLGVGCGASDPDPDPATHPQDVPLPTDAERERIEKGLAVAPVTVNLTGLDRDLVGLGSYIVNAQGGCNDCHTNPPYVAGGDPFHGEPTQINAANYLAGGMVFPGGITSRNITPDSMGMPAGLTVDEFLGVLRTGKVGGTLLQVMPWPIFSNMSEHDMRAIYEYLRAIPHAEPGASTMP comes from the coding sequence ATGCCGCTGTTCCGCACCCGTCCTCGTGCCCTCGCGGGCTTCCTCCTCCTCGCCTCCCTCGTCCCGCTGGGCGTCGGCTGCGGCGCGTCGGACCCCGACCCCGACCCGGCGACGCATCCCCAGGACGTCCCCCTCCCGACAGACGCGGAGCGAGAGCGCATCGAGAAGGGCCTCGCCGTGGCACCGGTCACCGTCAACCTGACCGGGTTGGATCGCGACCTGGTGGGCCTGGGCAGCTACATCGTCAACGCCCAGGGGGGCTGCAATGACTGCCACACCAATCCGCCCTATGTGGCCGGTGGCGATCCCTTTCACGGCGAGCCCACGCAAATCAATGCCGCGAACTACCTCGCGGGCGGAATGGTCTTCCCGGGTGGCATCACGTCGAGAAACATCACGCCGGACAGCATGGGGATGCCGGCGGGGCTCACCGTGGATGAGTTCCTGGGCGTCCTGCGCACCGGCAAGGTGGGAGGCACCCTGCTGCAAGTGATGCCCTGGCCCATCTTCTCCAACATGAGCGAGCACGACATGCGCGCCATCTACGAGTACCTGCGCGCCATTCCTCACGCCGAGCCAGGCGCCAGCACCATGCCCTGA
- a CDS encoding AAA family ATPase, with the protein MATRKSEDQERLIDRDLTAQARDGKLPAAHGVDAAVTEVLALLTRGGKHPLLAGEAGVGKSALVQEVARRIAEGRVDAELTQARLVEVSVANILARSTQRQAAESFEELLSHLGRHPCPIVYIRDLPAALGGPLAPVAVRALRTGGLRFIFETEPKRVQELLRADEALAERLHLLPMHEPPLEKARWVVGRVAEELERELRLPIDPAACDMALRLSAKFLLAQRMPRKAIELLKETAAEAAGAARDHVGPEDVLTRFCAATRLPRFVVDDALPLDLEETERFFGERLLGQTDAVGAVLRSVALLKAGLNDPRRPLGVFLFAGPTGVGKTQLAKLLAEYLFGSADRLVRLNMADYPNDGDESVPFGAAWAPALETRRGELSALLDGKVFSVLLLDEFEKAARSVHDRFLQLFDEGTFVNGAGETVSCNNTLIVATSNVGAEVYREPGLGFSSPKRAEEQVHEVDRRIAEAFRPEFLNRFDALCHFRPLSKVDIRKIAQREVGRVLEREGIRARALDVEVTPEVVDLLVERGYSPQFGARYLQREIEKTLTAALAVEIARRPLPPGTPVRVEARVQGKVVAVAEPIPAPREVTAQLLLPTAKAAAVKRRLDRKSVLSEMDRMVGRARELATSSGRPELEVRRSALLAETQAPDLWDDPTHAAEVIRAFRAVEAQINELERLEAACLFARRLVREAKNEVQLASAAKQVEDVAREVQMAEAMHASGATARDNEALVDICASDSAEAQELWVQELASMYLGWAQRRGYEAMAVAEAEAPARVVVRIAGPGAFGFLSGEAGMHRRIEEEKRQRAYVRVHRGGPLEAEEEELLDLGGRPIKSHEGAYLQRVRTEVTARDESTGRVITLAGSSELDELKGIAARVVSGQGGSTEEVRRYYLGRGARVEDPRTGAGTPRVKDVLRGELDVFIAAWISRPPAEPPATGS; encoded by the coding sequence ATGGCGACGAGGAAGAGCGAGGACCAGGAGAGACTCATCGACCGCGACCTCACCGCGCAGGCGCGCGACGGCAAGCTGCCGGCCGCGCACGGCGTGGATGCGGCCGTGACGGAAGTGCTCGCCCTGCTCACCCGGGGCGGCAAGCATCCCCTGCTCGCGGGTGAGGCCGGGGTCGGAAAGAGCGCGCTCGTGCAGGAAGTGGCCCGGCGCATCGCCGAGGGGCGCGTGGACGCCGAGCTGACCCAGGCTCGGCTGGTGGAGGTCTCCGTCGCCAACATCCTGGCGCGGAGCACCCAGCGTCAGGCGGCCGAGAGCTTCGAGGAGCTGCTCTCACACCTGGGCCGGCACCCCTGCCCCATCGTCTACATCCGCGACCTGCCCGCCGCGCTGGGTGGCCCCTTGGCGCCCGTCGCGGTCCGCGCCCTGCGCACCGGCGGACTGCGCTTCATCTTCGAGACCGAGCCCAAGCGCGTCCAGGAGCTGCTGCGCGCCGATGAGGCCTTGGCCGAGCGCCTCCACCTGTTGCCCATGCACGAACCACCGCTCGAGAAGGCGCGGTGGGTGGTGGGACGCGTGGCGGAGGAGCTGGAGCGAGAGCTGCGGCTGCCCATCGATCCCGCCGCGTGCGACATGGCACTGCGCCTGTCCGCCAAGTTCCTCCTGGCCCAGCGCATGCCGCGCAAGGCCATTGAGCTGCTCAAGGAGACCGCCGCGGAGGCGGCCGGCGCCGCGCGCGACCACGTCGGGCCCGAGGACGTGCTCACGCGCTTCTGCGCCGCCACGCGCCTGCCTCGCTTCGTGGTGGATGACGCCCTGCCGCTGGACCTGGAGGAGACGGAGCGCTTCTTCGGGGAGCGGCTGCTGGGCCAGACCGATGCGGTGGGCGCGGTGCTGCGCTCGGTGGCGTTGCTCAAGGCCGGACTGAACGACCCGCGCCGACCGCTCGGCGTGTTCCTGTTCGCGGGCCCCACCGGCGTGGGCAAGACGCAGTTGGCCAAGCTGCTCGCCGAGTACCTGTTCGGTTCGGCGGACCGCCTCGTGCGCCTCAACATGGCGGACTACCCCAACGACGGCGACGAGAGCGTTCCCTTCGGCGCGGCGTGGGCGCCGGCGCTGGAGACGCGGCGAGGGGAGCTGTCCGCGCTGCTCGACGGCAAGGTGTTCTCCGTGCTGCTGCTCGACGAGTTCGAGAAGGCCGCGCGCAGCGTGCACGACCGCTTCCTCCAGCTCTTCGACGAGGGCACCTTCGTCAATGGCGCGGGCGAGACGGTGTCGTGCAACAACACGCTCATCGTGGCCACGTCCAACGTGGGCGCGGAGGTCTACCGAGAACCCGGTCTGGGCTTCTCCAGCCCCAAGCGCGCCGAGGAGCAGGTCCACGAGGTGGATCGACGCATCGCCGAGGCGTTCCGCCCTGAGTTCCTCAACCGCTTCGACGCCCTCTGCCACTTCCGTCCGCTCTCCAAGGTGGACATCCGGAAGATTGCCCAGCGCGAAGTGGGACGCGTGCTGGAGCGCGAGGGCATCCGAGCACGCGCCCTGGACGTCGAGGTGACACCCGAGGTCGTCGACCTGCTGGTGGAGCGTGGCTACTCGCCGCAGTTCGGTGCTCGCTACCTGCAGCGAGAGATTGAGAAGACGCTCACCGCCGCGCTCGCGGTGGAGATTGCGCGCCGTCCCCTGCCGCCCGGAACGCCCGTGCGCGTGGAGGCCCGGGTCCAGGGCAAGGTGGTCGCGGTGGCCGAGCCCATCCCCGCCCCCCGCGAAGTGACGGCGCAATTGCTCCTGCCCACCGCCAAGGCCGCGGCGGTCAAGCGCCGCCTGGACCGCAAGTCCGTCCTCAGCGAGATGGACCGGATGGTGGGCCGCGCGCGCGAACTCGCGACGTCCTCGGGGCGACCGGAGCTGGAGGTTCGTCGCTCGGCCCTCCTCGCGGAGACGCAGGCCCCGGACCTCTGGGACGACCCCACGCACGCGGCCGAGGTCATCCGCGCCTTCCGCGCGGTGGAAGCGCAGATCAACGAACTGGAGCGCCTGGAGGCCGCGTGTCTCTTCGCGCGGCGACTGGTGCGCGAGGCGAAGAACGAGGTGCAGCTCGCCTCCGCCGCGAAGCAGGTGGAGGACGTGGCGCGCGAGGTCCAGATGGCCGAGGCCATGCACGCCTCGGGCGCCACCGCGCGCGACAACGAGGCGCTGGTGGACATCTGCGCCAGTGACTCGGCGGAGGCGCAGGAGCTGTGGGTGCAGGAGCTGGCCAGCATGTACCTGGGCTGGGCCCAGCGCCGAGGCTACGAGGCCATGGCGGTGGCCGAGGCAGAGGCCCCCGCGCGCGTGGTGGTGCGCATCGCCGGTCCGGGCGCGTTCGGGTTCCTGTCCGGCGAGGCCGGCATGCACCGGCGCATCGAGGAGGAGAAGCGGCAGCGCGCCTATGTCCGCGTGCACCGCGGCGGTCCCTTGGAGGCCGAGGAGGAGGAGCTGCTCGACTTGGGAGGGCGCCCCATCAAGAGCCACGAAGGGGCCTATCTCCAGCGCGTGCGCACCGAAGTGACAGCGCGCGATGAGTCCACCGGCCGGGTCATCACGCTGGCGGGCTCCAGTGAGTTGGATGAACTCAAGGGCATCGCGGCCCGCGTCGTGTCGGGCCAGGGCGGCAGCACCGAAGAGGTGCGGCGCTACTACCTCGGCCGAGGCGCGCGGGTGGAAGACCCTCGCACGGGTGCCGGCACGCCTCGGGTGAAGGATGTCCTGCGCGGCGAGCTGGACGTGTTCATCGCGGCTTGGATCTCCCGCCCTCCCGCCGAGCCGCCCGCCACGGGGAGCTGA
- a CDS encoding transglycosylase SLT domain-containing protein, with product MSALWRELFATYAIVALLVTLGLGLLRAGLWLSERGRLPLSSRQALRAGRLTLAVAVGLPLACLALRGLVPVGPLFSFERSVVRHTARLPEPSREPVGGGRIAQAQDSTPVLPWGALAGLTVGIGVAGCLVWRLAQQRRLLRRLGSLPLARRVGRVAIAVDDSDGSAYSVWFPFRGTQPGAWVVVPASLLVQPESLRMTVLHELQHHRQRDTVFAYARVVLDSVFFWNPAMLAASRWLASLQEMACDEALVTTGKAQPGPYAECLLQASLRIPHSRPLAAGVTGMSHPTVRRIHMLFQSRPVRPFRATALVASVALVLTPLALWAQSASRGRALNLEEARALAKSSAREGDLPVVVDEQVLEKLNAFVTVPKGRDFMRKALTNLGPRRETLTRTLRQHSLPEGLVAVAMVESAVSNLPETSREPSMARGPRGAGVWMFIAETARQYGLTVDATKDERLDVERETEAAAALFTSLHARYGDWRLALAAYNQGEALVDGVLAKSGTRDASELARTGRFNDYVSTVQAGLLILRNPHLLD from the coding sequence GTGAGCGCGCTGTGGCGTGAGCTGTTCGCGACCTACGCCATCGTGGCGCTGCTCGTCACGTTGGGGCTCGGACTGCTGCGCGCTGGACTGTGGTTGAGCGAGCGAGGCCGGTTGCCGCTCTCCTCACGGCAGGCCTTGCGAGCGGGGCGGCTGACCTTGGCAGTGGCGGTGGGCTTGCCGCTGGCATGTCTGGCATTACGAGGGCTCGTGCCCGTGGGACCGCTGTTTTCCTTTGAGCGGTCCGTCGTGCGGCACACCGCGAGATTGCCTGAGCCCTCGCGCGAGCCTGTTGGCGGCGGTCGCATTGCTCAAGCGCAAGACTCCACGCCGGTGCTCCCCTGGGGTGCTCTGGCGGGGCTCACGGTAGGGATTGGCGTGGCGGGGTGTCTGGTCTGGCGTCTGGCGCAGCAGCGCCGGCTGTTGCGACGACTGGGGTCGTTGCCTCTCGCGCGCAGGGTGGGCCGCGTGGCCATCGCGGTGGATGACTCGGATGGCTCCGCGTACTCCGTCTGGTTTCCCTTTCGTGGAACTCAACCCGGGGCCTGGGTGGTGGTGCCCGCGAGCCTGCTCGTGCAGCCGGAGTCGCTCCGGATGACGGTGCTGCACGAGCTTCAACACCATCGACAGCGTGACACGGTGTTTGCCTATGCCCGCGTCGTGCTCGACAGCGTCTTCTTCTGGAACCCCGCCATGCTCGCCGCGAGCCGGTGGCTGGCCTCGCTGCAGGAAATGGCCTGCGACGAGGCGCTCGTGACGACAGGCAAGGCGCAACCCGGCCCCTATGCCGAGTGCCTGTTGCAGGCCTCGCTCCGCATCCCTCACTCGCGCCCGCTCGCCGCGGGTGTCACCGGAATGTCTCACCCCACCGTCAGGAGGATTCACATGCTGTTCCAGTCGCGTCCCGTTCGTCCCTTCCGCGCCACCGCGCTCGTCGCGAGCGTGGCCCTGGTGCTCACGCCGCTGGCGCTGTGGGCACAGAGCGCCTCGCGTGGCCGAGCCCTGAACCTGGAAGAGGCTCGAGCGCTCGCGAAGTCCTCCGCGCGTGAGGGAGACCTGCCGGTGGTGGTGGACGAGCAGGTATTGGAGAAGCTCAATGCCTTCGTGACGGTGCCCAAGGGGCGCGACTTCATGCGCAAGGCGCTGACCAACCTGGGCCCGCGCCGGGAGACGCTCACCCGCACACTGCGCCAGCATTCGCTGCCCGAGGGGCTCGTGGCGGTGGCGATGGTCGAGTCCGCGGTGAGCAACCTGCCCGAGACGTCCCGCGAGCCGTCGATGGCCCGCGGACCGCGCGGAGCCGGCGTGTGGATGTTCATCGCCGAGACCGCGCGCCAGTACGGCCTCACGGTGGACGCGACGAAGGATGAGCGACTGGACGTGGAGCGCGAGACAGAGGCCGCTGCGGCCCTCTTCACCAGCCTCCATGCGCGGTATGGCGACTGGCGGCTGGCCCTGGCGGCCTACAACCAGGGCGAGGCGCTGGTGGACGGCGTGCTGGCCAAGTCCGGGACGCGCGACGCGAGCGAGCTGGCGCGCACCGGTCGGTTCAACGACTACGTCAGCACCGTGCAGGCCGGGCTCCTCATCCTGCGCAATCCCCACCTGTTGGATTGA
- a CDS encoding HNH endonuclease, with amino-acid sequence METLVLSSSYEPVARVPWQRAVMLIFQGKVEVVEEYEDRVVRSVTVAIRMPSVIRFVRGLRRGPRGIKFSRENVYMRDGCKCQYCGRRVSRAEATYDHVVPRAQGGRTNWENIVIACVRCNQRKGNRTPTQADMALRTVPGKPRKLPDSVHLTFLYEKGVPVSWRKFLRDIEYWHIELLAD; translated from the coding sequence ATGGAGACCTTGGTCCTCAGTTCATCCTACGAGCCCGTTGCCCGAGTCCCCTGGCAACGCGCTGTGATGCTCATCTTCCAGGGGAAGGTCGAAGTGGTCGAAGAGTACGAGGACCGCGTCGTCCGCTCGGTGACCGTGGCCATCCGCATGCCGTCGGTCATCCGCTTCGTGCGGGGCCTGCGCCGGGGCCCCCGAGGCATCAAGTTCAGCCGCGAGAACGTCTACATGCGCGACGGCTGCAAGTGCCAGTACTGCGGCCGTCGTGTCTCCCGCGCCGAGGCCACGTATGACCACGTGGTGCCGCGCGCGCAGGGTGGGCGCACGAACTGGGAGAACATCGTCATCGCGTGCGTGCGCTGCAATCAGCGCAAGGGGAACCGGACGCCCACGCAGGCCGATATGGCGCTGCGAACGGTGCCGGGCAAGCCGAGGAAGCTGCCGGACTCGGTGCACCTGACGTTCCTCTACGAGAAGGGTGTGCCCGTCTCGTGGCGCAAGTTCCTCCGGGACATCGAGTACTGGCACATCGAGCTGCTGGCGGACTGA